Genomic DNA from Selenomonas sp. oral taxon 126:
GGCAGGAGGACTATGTGCTGCTCGACCTGTTGGAGGAAAATCCGTTTCCCCTGCACGCAGAGCTCGCGCTTCTCATGACGACGTCGGGGTCTACGGGCAGTCCGAAGCTCGTGCGGCAGAGCTATGAGAATCTGCGCGCGAATACGGAATCCATCGTAAACTATTTGGATATTCACGAGGATGAGCGCGGCGTGACGAATCTGCCGCTCCACTACGTCTACGGGCTTTCGATCCTCAATACGCACCTTGCGGTCGGGGCGTCGGTCGTTGTGACGGAGAAGACTCTCTTTGACCGTGCGTTTTGGCAGCTCATGAGGGAGAAAGAGGTGACGACTTTTTCGGGCGTTCCCTATACCTACGCGATGCTGAAGCGGCTGCGCTTCTTCCGCATGGAGCTCCCTGCGCTTCGCACGCTGACGCAGGCGGGCGGCAAGCTCGATCCTGAGCTGCACCGTGAATTTGCCGCGTTTGCACAGACGCATGGAAAGCAATTCGTTGTCATGTATGGTGCGGCAGAGGCGACGGCGCGCATGGGGTACTTGCCCCCTCAATATGCACTTAAAAAAATCGGAGCAATGGGCATTGCAATTCCGGGCGGCAGATTCGAGCTCGTTGATGAGGCGGGCGAGGAGGTCACTGCGGCGGATACGGTCGGCGAGCTTGTCTACTACGGGGCGAATGTGACGCTTGGCTACGCGATGAGCGGCGCGGATCTTGCGCGGGGCGATGAGCGCGGCGGGCGCTATGAGACGGGCGATCTCGCGCGGCGCGATGCGGATGGCTACTATACGGTCGTCGGGCGCAAGCGACGCTTCTTGAAGCTCTTCGGCAAGCGGACGAATTTGCAGGAGGTCGAGCATATCCTCCGCCAACATTTCGGTGAGATCGAGGTTGCCTGTGCGGGTGTCGACGATCATCTTTACATCTTTGTGACGCAGGAGCATCTCGCATCGGAAGTCGTGCCGTTCCTGAGCGCAAAGCTCGGGCTGCATCATTCGGCGTTTACGGCGAAGTGCATTCCGTGCATCCCGAAGAATGCTTCGGGAAAGACGGTCTACCGAGAGTTGGAGCAGTATTATGACGTATGAGGATCTTCTCGCCCTGCCCCCGTTCGGCGTGGCGTGCGCGGAAAAGCAGGCGCTCCTGCGCGAGGGGCTGCTGCGTCTGACGGAGCATCATAGGGCGCAGTGTGCGCCCTATGCGCGTATGATGGAGACGGTCGGCTTTTCTGCCGCGAGCGTTCGCTCGGTGGAGGATGTGCCGTTCCTGCCCGTACGCCTCTTCAAGGAGATGGAGCTGCAGAGCGTGGCAGAGGAGGATGTGTTCAAGACGATGACCTCGTCGGGGACGACGGGGCAGCAGGTGTCAAAGATCTTCCTCGATCGTGTGACGGCGACGAACCAGCAGAAGACGCTTGTGCGCATCGTATCCGACCGGACGGGAAAAAGCCGTTTGCCAATGCTCATCCTCGACTGCCCGTCTGTCGTCAAGAATCGTGCGATGTTCTCGGCTCGTGGGGCGGGCATCCTCGGCTTCTCGATCTTCGGGCGAAAGAAGCTCTATGCGCTGAATGACGCGATGGAACTGCAAGTGGACGCAATCCGCGCCTTTCTAAGGGAACACGTAGGGGAGCGCATCCTGCTCTTTGGCTTC
This window encodes:
- a CDS encoding AMP-binding protein, with translation MNEVTNKLWEFAAFSNRTALLSEERIVTYGELGEEAERIAACVSPRSLVFLLARNSLAAIAGYVGFLQHGIVPVMIDAALDEGLLASLLAAYRPAYAWIPAERMAAFQSGHEILRQEDYVLLDLLEENPFPLHAELALLMTTSGSTGSPKLVRQSYENLRANTESIVNYLDIHEDERGVTNLPLHYVYGLSILNTHLAVGASVVVTEKTLFDRAFWQLMREKEVTTFSGVPYTYAMLKRLRFFRMELPALRTLTQAGGKLDPELHREFAAFAQTHGKQFVVMYGAAEATARMGYLPPQYALKKIGAMGIAIPGGRFELVDEAGEEVTAADTVGELVYYGANVTLGYAMSGADLARGDERGGRYETGDLARRDADGYYTVVGRKRRFLKLFGKRTNLQEVEHILRQHFGEIEVACAGVDDHLYIFVTQEHLASEVVPFLSAKLGLHHSAFTAKCIPCIPKNASGKTVYRELEQYYDV
- a CDS encoding LuxE/PaaK family acyltransferase, which encodes MTYEDLLALPPFGVACAEKQALLREGLLRLTEHHRAQCAPYARMMETVGFSAASVRSVEDVPFLPVRLFKEMELQSVAEEDVFKTMTSSGTTGQQVSKIFLDRVTATNQQKTLVRIVSDRTGKSRLPMLILDCPSVVKNRAMFSARGAGILGFSIFGRKKLYALNDAMELQVDAIRAFLREHVGERILLFGFTFMVWQHFYKALKAAGEHLDLSNAVLIHGGGWKKLAAEAVEPAAFRAALREVCGAMEIADYYGMVEQTGCIYLECKEGHLHASTYSDVIVRRPLDFSPASVGERGILEVVSLLPESYPGHALLTEDEGVVLGEDDCTCGRKGKYFKVLGRLKHAELRGCSDTYAAAF